A single window of Sebastes umbrosus isolate fSebUmb1 chromosome 16, fSebUmb1.pri, whole genome shotgun sequence DNA harbors:
- the LOC119474417 gene encoding zinc finger FYVE domain-containing protein 1-like has translation MSGHGSSSEKGVNTSLICQESYACGGSEEAAFECDECRSLQCVRCELELHSQERLKNHERVQIGPGHVPYCDNCKGGNGDSGKRHRAVVRCQNCKVNLCQDCQKRTHSGGNKKKHQLTSYPPPPKPAEVISVQASVPPAVQIADETKSQRAKLLEKIYSFLLVDENEEMQLKDESSFVKSLSCNPDQLLKVVSIFGNTGEGKSHTLNHAFFMGREVFKTSPTQESCTVGVWAAFDPFRKIVVIDTEGLLGNSSKQGQRTRLLLKVLAISDLIIYRTHADRLHDDLFKFLGDASDAYLKHFTKELKATTARCGLDVPLSTLGPAVVIFHETVHTKLLGSDKASESVDRLLLERFKKLSRFPEAFSSVQYWGTQTLSPPTDFRGLQNKLEQLLDNNATRSPRTPVVIFKALQALSERFNGEIAGELVAHSCFFPDEYFTCSSQCLSCGSGCKNSMNHLGEGGCHEAKLRCRYSLQYDNRIYTCKACYEGGKEVIVVPKTSASSDSPWLGLAKYAWSGYVIECPGCGVIYRSRQYWYGNQDPVDTVVRTEIQHVWPGSDGFLKDNSNAAQRLLDGVNLVAQSVSELSVKPAKAVTSWLTDQIAPTYWKPNSLILVCHKCHTVFQDNDTKHHCRACGEGFCDGCSSKAAPVPERGWGLAPVRVCDVCFEQRASYAESLEAELEEEEGGTLARKVGEAVTNTFGVVVTAIDIPLGLVKDAARPAYWVPDQDILSCHNCQRDFTAKLSKHHCRACGQGVCDDCSPERRSVPSRGWDHPVRVCSSCNQKPGEL, from the exons ATGAGTGGGCATGGCTCATCTTCAGAAAAGGGAGTCAATACCAGCCTAATATGTCAAGAGAGTTATGCCTGTGGTGGCTCTGAGGAGGCTGCATTTGAATGTGATGAATGCAGAAGCTTGCAGTGTGTTCGTTGTGAGCTCGAGCTCCACAGTCAGGAGCGTCTGAAGAACCACGAGCGGGTTCAGATAGGACCTGGGCACGTCCCTTACTGTGACAACTGTAAAGGAGGTAATGGAGACAGTGGCAAACGCCATAGAGCTGTGGTCCGCTGCCAGAACTGCAAAGTTAACTTGTGCCAAGACTGCCAGAAACGCACCCACAGTGGAGGCAACAAGAAGAAACACCAGCTCACATCTTATCCTCCGCCACCCAAACCCGCAGAGGTCATCTCTGTCCAGGCGTCCGTCCCGCCTGCTGTCCAAATAGCCGATGAGACCAAATCTCAAAGAGCAAAACTTCTGGAGAAGATTTACAGTTTTCTCTTGGTTGATGAGAATGAAGAAATGCAG CTAAAAGATGAATCTTCATTTGTGAAGAGCCTGAGCTGTAACCCAGACCAGCTGTTGAAGGTGGTGTCCATCTTTGGCAACACAGGAGAGGGCAAATCTCACACCCTGAACCACGCGTTCTTCATGGGCAGGGAAGTGTTCAAGACTTCTCCCACACAAGAGTCCTGCACGGTGGGCGTGTGGGCGGCGTTTGACCCCTTCCGTAAAATAGTAGTCATTGACACTGAGGGGCTGCTTGGGAACAGTTCCAAACAGGGCCAGAGGACCCGTCTCTTGCTCAAGGTGCTCGCCATCTCCGACCTCATCATCTACCGCACCCATGCCGACCGTCTCCATGACGACCTCTTCAAGTTCCTTGGGGATGCCTCGGATGCTTACTTGAAGCATTTCACCAAGGAACTGAAGGCCACGACGGCCCGCTGTGGCCTGGATGTCCCTCTGTCCACCTTGGGCCCTGCGGTGGTCATCTTCCATGAAACTGTCCACACCAAGCTGCTTGGTTCAG ATAAGGCGTCTGAGTCCGTAGATCGGCTGCTGTTGGAGCGCTTCAAGAAGCTTTCCCGTTTCCCAGAGGCCTTCAGCTCTGTCCAGTACTGGGGCACCCAGACTCTCAGCCCCCCGACAGACTTCCGTGGCCTGCAGAATAAACTGGAGCAGCTCCTGGATAACAACGCCACCCGTTCCCCACGCACCCCTGTGGTCATCTTCAAAGCCCTGCAG GCATTAAGCGAGCGCTTTAATGGGGAAATTGCAGGTGAGCTTGTAGCCCACAGCTGCTTCTTTCCTGACGAGTACTTCACCTGCTCCAGCCAGTGCCTCAGCTGTGG ATCTGGCTGCAAGAACAGCATGAACCACTTAGGAGAAGGAGGGTGCCACGAGGCAAAGCTTCGTTGTCGTTATTCTCTTCAGTATGATAATCGCATTTACACCTGCAAG GCTTGCTATGAAGGGGGAAAGGAAGTGATTGTTGTCCCTAAGACCTCAGCTTCCTCAGACTCTCCATGGTTGGGCCTCGCCAAATACGCCTGGTCTGG gTACGTTATTGAATGTCCCGGCTGTGGAGTGATCTATCGTAGCCGTCAATACTGGTATGGGAACCAGGACCCTGTGGATACAGTTGTCCGCACTGAGATCCAGCATGTATGGCCAGGG TCGGATGGCTTTCTAAAGGACAATAGCAATGCAGCGCAGCGTCTCCTAGATGGAGTCAACCTAGTGGCCCAGTCTGTGTCAGAGCTCAGTGTCAAACCTGCCAAGGCCGTCACCTCCTGGCTGACAGATCAGATCGCCCCAACCTACTGGAAACCCAACTCCCTCATCTTG gtGTGCCATAAGTGTCACACAGTCTTCCAGGACAACGACACCAAGCATCACTGCCGTGCCTGCGGGGAGGGCTTCTGCGACGGCTGCTCTTCCAAAGCTGCGCCCGTCCCTGAGAGAGGCTGGGGTCTTGCCCCTGTCAGAGTCTGTGACGTCTGCTTCGAGCAGAGAGCTTCATACGCAG AGTCGCTTGAGGCAGAGCTCGAGGAGGAAGAAGGTGGAACCCTCGCCAGGAAGGTTGGAGAAGCAGTCACCAACACCTTCGGGGTTGTGGTCACTGCTATTGACATCCCACTTG GCCTTGTGAAAGATGCTGCCCGTCCTGCCTACTGGGTGCCTGACCAGGACATCCTGTCCTGCCACAACTGCCAGCGCGACTTCACTGCCAAGCTGTCCAAGCACCACTGCCGCGCCTGTGGCCAAGGAGTGTGCGACGACTGCTCCCCGGAGCGCCGCTCGGTTCCGTCCCGGGGCTGGGACCACCCGGTGCGTGTGTGCTCCAGCTGCAACCAGAAACCTGGAGAACTTTAA
- the LOC119474611 gene encoding rho-related GTP-binding protein RhoV-like, whose amino-acid sequence MIISGKMACQRHDRTNRLREELSCMLVGDGAVGKTSMIISYIFNGYNSEYRQTAFDVFTGLVHVNGFPTRIKLIDTAGQEEFGHLRSLCYAHVDVFILCFSLANPVSFENITSKWIPQIRAGNPSSPILLVGTQSDLCHNVDVLIHLDQRGTKPVHFSRARRLARRIRAHGYVECSALTQHNLKDVFDCAIFAAIQHKHTGKTYKKLSLLRRLKTFCDCGWRKIFRFI is encoded by the exons ATGATAATATCAGGGAAGATGGCCTGTCAGAGACATGATAGAACAAACAGACTGAGGGAAGAGCTGAGCTGCATGCTGGTTGGTGATGGAGCTGTGGGGAAGACCAGCATGATCATCAGCTACATCTTCAATGGATACAACAGCGAGTACAGACAAACAGCTTTTGATGTTTTCACTG GTTTGGTTCATGTGAATGGCTTTCCAACTCGTATCAAACTGATAGACACTGCTGGGCAG GAGGAGTTTGGCCATCTTCGCTCTCTGTGCTATGCCCATGTGGACGTCTTCATCCTCTGCTTCAGCCTGGCCAACCCCGTCTCCTTTGAGAACATCACCTCTAAATGGATCCCACAGATCCGAGCCGGCAACCCGTCCTCTCCCATCCTCCTGGTTGGAACTCAGTCAGACCTTTGCCACAACGTGGATGTGCTGATTCATCTGGACCAGCGAGGCACCAAACCAGTGCACTTCAGCCGGGCCAGGAGGCTGGCACGCAGGATCAGAGCTCACGGCTATGTGGAGTGTTCAGCTCTGACACAACACAACCTCAAAGATGTGTTTGACTGTGCTATATTTGCTGCCATCCAGCACAAGCACACCGGCAAAACATATAAAAAGCTCAGCCTGCTCAGACGTTTAAAGACATTTTGTGATTGTGGATGGAGGAAAATCTTCAGATTCATTTGA